The Acropora muricata isolate sample 2 chromosome 5, ASM3666990v1, whole genome shotgun sequence genome includes a window with the following:
- the LOC136918055 gene encoding uncharacterized protein, which translates to MMTQSQSKGVKEQVAHHVEKWSDINHAKKSFTSDLYAIQSQFKGQLSAKVIEYFSKCFGYALLQNRNNTEGLKKNLKAIVPHAFGKHDQHCSSSWCGFLKDPLSFRHSSLPHGKDLHGEKLQEELEKVMGNFVKNTDKLAPLGSSQANESLNNTIGSKAPKIRHYGASESNDFRVACVVSQKNIGHTYVSEALQELQLSPGGYSVKHANNVDRKMSRLGVTEKIREFKKRRRERQNKRTQKVRQLEVREGTQYQSGLGFSATVHEEIEQIPTPTTLPVMRKPCTTDGMKYEQVVFDLETTSRGTFRNDSPERVDVFFEMSPVCLKCFIAQNVTEVNYAKCRFFECQMFNYTYF; encoded by the exons ATGATGACTCAGTCACAATCAAAAGGGGTGAAAGAACAAGTTGCCCATCATGTGGAAAAGTGGTCAGACATCAATCATGCAAAGAAGTCATTCACCAGTGACCTATATGCTATACAATCACAGTTCAAGGGGCAGCTCAGTGCCAAGGTGATAGAgtacttttcaaaatgctttggGTATGCATTGCTACAAAACAGAAATAACACAGAAGGTctcaagaaaaatctgaaaGCCATTGTGCCCCATGCATTTGGAAAGCACGATCAGCACTGTAGCAGTAGCTGGTGTGGATTTTTAAAAGATCCCTTGAGCTTCCGTCACAGTTCGCTGCCACATGGGAAAGATCTACATGGGGAGAAGCTACAAGAGGAATTAGAGAAAGTCATGGGTAACTTTGTTAAAAATACAGATAAACTTGCACCCCTTGGATCTAGCCAGGCCAATGAATCCTTAAACAACACAATTGGCAGTAAAGCACCAAAAATACGTCACTATGGTGCTAGTGAAAGCAATGATTTCCGGGTAGCATGTGTTGTCAGTCAGAAGAATATTGGTCACACTTACGTGTCAGAG GCCTTACAAGAACTTCAACTTTCACCAGGAGGTTATAGCGTAAAGCATGCAAATAACGTAGACAGGAAGATGAGTAGACTTGGGGTAACAGAGAAAATCagagaatttaaaaaaagaaggaGAGAGaggcaaaacaaaagaactcaGAAAGTCAGGCAGCTGGAGGTTAGAGAGGGTACACAGTATCAAAGTGGCCTTGGGTTTAGTGCAACTGTGCATGAAGAGATAGAGCAAATTCCCACACCAACAACTCTTCCAGTGATGAGGAAACCTTGTACCACTGATGGCATGAAGTATGAACAAGTTGTCTTTGATTTGGAGACAACATCAAGAGGTACTTTTAGAAATGACTCACCTGAAAGGGTGGATGTGTTTTTTGAAATGAGTCCTGTTTGCTTAAAATGTTTCATTGCACAAAATGTTACAGAGGTTAATTATGCAAAGTGTCGGTTTTTTGAATGTCAAATGTTCAACTACACCTATTTTTAG